In Mercenaria mercenaria strain notata chromosome 13, MADL_Memer_1, whole genome shotgun sequence, the DNA window AGAGTGTTTGAGTCTCCCACCGACCACAAGCACTCCATTTTCATTCAAGAACGGGTTCAAAGAAAGAATCGAACTATTTGATGGCAATGCTTTCTTTTGTTGAAGACTGAGAATCTCTGCTTTGTACGAGTCTAATTGAAAGACTTTCACAATCAAATTTTGGGCTTTAGAGAGGTTATGATTGGCAGAAGCCTCAGAACAGAGATGCCAGCCGACACAACTACAGGACTTGTTGAATGGCATGCAAACGTGTTGCAGAATACTGACGGCCTTAACCAGTCGGGTGAAAGAGGAAAACCTCTCAAAACGATTGGGGGCTAACAAAGGCACATCCTCCTCCAAAGCCTTGGTTGCCATGGTAGTGACTTCTGGGCGTACTTCTTTGTCTCCTTCGGGGTTTTGTATCTTAAAACTGGGTTGCTGCTGCCATTTGGCAAATATTTCCTCAGGGGGCCCCTTTAACCAAAGGCTTTCACTCATGTGACTTGGTGAAATGCCTCGAGTGCCTGCATCAGCTGGATTTAGCTTACTTTCCACGTAAAACCACTGTGTGGGTTGTGAAGAACTCAAGATTCGTTCAACCCTGTTAGATACGTATGTGTAGAACCGTCTAGTGCGATTGCTAATGTACCCAAGTACTACTTTGCTGTCAGTAAAGTACCTTACTCTCTGTATCTTAGCATTTAGGTGTTCAAGGATAAACTCAGATATCTCAACAGACAGAACAGCAGCGAACAGTTCAAGACGCGGAATGGTGTGTCCACGGGAGGGCGCCACCTTAGCCTTGCCCATAACAAAACCTAACTGCCTTTGTGACATAGAATCCCGACTCACTAAGTATGCTACAGATGCAATTGCCTTTTCAGAAGCGTCAGAGAACAAGAGAAGCTCAATGTCTGAAGTAAGACTCAGTGATTGGTTTAGGTATGTCCTTGGAATCAATAACTGCTGCAGTGATTTTAACGAATCTGTCCATTCTTTCCACTCCGACAGGAATCTCTCTGGTAACGGTTCATCCCAACTGCATTTTTCTGCTAGCACGGTCTTGAGCAAGACCTTTCCTGTAATAGTCACTGGGGAAACAAAACCTAGAGGATCGTATAGACTATTGATAACAGACAGTACACCACGCCGAGTGAAAGGTTTATCTAACCCAGGTATCAGGTATGTAAAACTGTCTGCAGACAGGTTCCATGAAAGACCTAAACTTCTTTGAATAGGTAGGTCACCTTTagagaggtctaaagatgcaagATCTTTAGCAAGATCTTCTTGGGGAAAGGCTTTCAGTACCTCTTCACTATCTGAGGCAATCTTATGCAAACGTAAACAACCATTAATCTGCAGGGCTGCTTGTGTGCGTTTCATCAAGTCAGCTGCTTGATCTGCTGTAGGTAATGAGGTCAGGTCATCATCAACATAAAAATCATTGGAAATGAAAGATCGCACGTCACTACCATACTCGTACTCGCTAAGATCAGCAGTTTTATGGAGGCCAAGATTAGCTATTGAAGGGGATGGTCTATTTCCAAAGACATGGACACACATACGGTACTCAATTAACTCCTTTGTGGGATCGTTCTCTTTATACCAAAAGAAACGCAGGAAGTTTCGATCCTTTTTGTCAACCAGGAAGCTATAGAACATTTGTAGTATATCGGCAGACACAGCAACTTCGTCTTTCCTGAAACGCAACAGAACCCCAACGAGATTATTAATGAGATCAGGACCTTGCAGTAGGACGTCATTTAgagaaatgttttgatatttgcttGAAGCATCAAAAACACCTCTAATCTGATCGGGCTTCTTGGGGTGATAAACACCGAACAGGGGCAGGTACCAACATTCTTCAGATTCGTTCACAGGAGGGGCTTCCTCTGCATGCCCTTTACTAATTATCTGATCCATGAAATATATAAAGTGGCTTTGTTTCTTAGGATTCTTTGAAAGAGAAGTGTGCAGTATGTTTGCTCTTCTGAGTGCGTAGGACCTGTTGTTTGGAAGAGTAGGTCTATTAGAACGGAATGGAATGGGGGCGACCCAGTTGCCATTTTTGTCTCTTCTCATCTCATCAGCCATAATGTGTAAGAAATCTTTATCCTCGACGGACTTCCTTGGTCTTCACAAACAGACCTTCGTCAGAATAGTCAAACTGCGGACGTTCAACAATGCTGAAATTGTTAGAGCATGGCTGAAACAATGAGGACCTACCATTCGGCAACGTGTAAGTTTTGTTGCAATTCACAACATCATCTTTATGGATCTGACCCAAACAAACTTGACCAATGATTACCCAGCCAAGGCCGACTCGCTGAGCAAAGGGACCATCACTTGGGCCAATGATTTGATCTTGAACGTGATGGGCTGAAGGAAGATCCCTACCAATCAGCAACAGTATCTCTGCATTGTTGTCAAGTCCAGGTATGCATGTTGATAATTTCTGTAAATGAGAAAAATGGGAAGCTATCTCTGGGGTGGGGATCTCATCTCGGACATTCGGAATCTGAGAACACTCCAGAAGGGGAGGTAAGTGATACCTAGTAGAGTTATCAAGAGCTTCAACGACGCAATTGAATGCCTTTCTACTACTGACATTTGTAGGTCCAGAGCAAGAGTTGAGGGTGTACTGGGTGGGTTCGCCATCTAGACCGAGTTTAGAAAACAAATCGGGACTAGCAAGTGAGCGATTACTTTGCTCGTCTAGGATAGCATATGTTCTCAGATGTCGATAACTGTCTGCCTGACTGAAAACATCAACAAGAACAATTTTGGCACAGGACCTACCACCACTGAAATTTAGCTCACTTCCACAAACCTGTGTGCATTTGCTATCAACTTGCAAAGAGCTACCAGGATCTTTCTCCCTGCCTTGAGCAGAATCTTTCTCCCCGCCATGAGCTTGGCTACCTGAAACACTTACATCTTTTTGTCTTACTTCATGCATCAAGGAAAGGTGCCTAGAATTACCACAAATAGTACATTTCACCTCCTTTTTACATTCGGAAGATTTATGGGAGTTTGACTGCAAACACTTAAAACAAATACGATTGTCCTTAACAATTTTCTTTCTATCTTGTACAGATTGTGTCTTAAAGGTTCGACAATCCAATAGCGAGTGGTTAGTTTTATGTATGGGACACCTTATGTTCGGATGTTTCCCAACAGAGTTGTGCGCTACCTCTGTCTTCTTACATGTAGCCAAGGTAGAACCACCGTTCGAGACATATTTCTCAAAAGGTAAACGGCACAATAAACCTGGGTCATTTCTGACCTTAGCAGTGTCATTAACAAACcctacaaaatatgaaaaaggtgGGAAATCACCATTATTGTGCTTCTTGTATGAAGAAGCCCTACCAACCCATTTTTCCTGGATATTATATGGCAATTTGTGGACAATAGGCAAAATACCTTCGGACGAATCAAAATAAGATAACTGTATAGAATATTTTGGATCTGCCTTCAGGGCTTCCACTTCTGCCAAAATGTCAACGACCTCGTACAGTTTCTTTGGTTCTTTACTCGTTACCTTCGGTAAGTTGTTCAGTTTTGACACTATTGCACTTTTCACTAATTCTGGCGAACCGTAACGCTCATCAAGTCTCTGCCAGATTTTTTCGCATCCTAAAGCCGGGTCGGAAATGTAAACAGCTCTGAGGCTAACCGCATGTGATTTTGATTCTATGCCCAAGTGTTTTATAATCAAGTCAATTTCTTCAGATGGATTGGCTGCTAAATCATGAATTACACTTTTGAAACTTGCCTTCCATGAACGGAATGATTCtggtttatcattaaaatttgtcAAACGCGATAAAAGGAGATCTTTCTTGAGGAGGAATCGCGCTATGTCATCCACACCACTCCTCTGGTTTTTGTGGTTCTCAGCGATGGCGGCACTTGATGTGATCACTGTTGCAGGCTGGAATTCTTCAGCGTTAATATTTAGGAATGTTTCAGATTTTGCGATGTTGACATCTTCGTGATGAGGGACTGAGTTTCTGACAAATGAGGCAACTTGCTCCGTGGGATCTGTGCGAGGCATGTTTAACAATATCGGGTCCGAAATGTTTGAACGTGCTGCAATGTTGTCGTCTGTTGCATATCTTTCTAAAACTTCGACTTCCGCCTTAGTTACCGCAGCACGTTCTTTTGCACGTAACATGTTCATTTTAGAGTCAAGTAAAGCTTTTTCTTTCAAAAGTGCAGCTTGTTTTTCTGCAAACTCTGATTCTACTCGAGCTGCTTCCGCTTCAGCCCTTTTGGTGGCTATCAGAGAGCTGACGGACTTGGAACTTCTGGATCGTGACGACTTTGATTCTGATCTTATGCTTATCAATTCACTCATTAACATTAGTCTATTTTCTAGACGTTCAATAAAGTTTTTAACAATCTTGTTTAAGTCTGAGGACATTGAAATAAGGGATGATAGAGCCATATTGCTTTCATCGGAGCGTGTCTGTGTTAGGAAGTTTTTGAATTCCTCCATTAGTTGGTCATAATTGTCTCTGGTATCTATAATAGTGCGTTTAATTTCTGCAACTTgcttaaaactgttactgctttcgtTTAATTCATAGTCACGAGCGGTGTTTTCTATTTCTCTCCTATGCCCATGCAATTTCTCAAAGTAGGCATCTCTCCTTTCGCTAAACGTACCCATTGCCTTTTCCGTCATCCTTCTTGAGGATCTCAGTTCCATGTGATTACGGTctttttactgttctgtccctaTGACAGTTGATTAACCAACCCAATAATTCTGTGGTACACCTTTATTGAGCGATGGTAAAAAGCTACAACAGATAAAGGAAATACAATTATCTATTATGTCAAAACAGTTGAATACATTCATATTACGATgcataaaaaagaatataaaaatgtaatcTCTAAAGTGGATTTCAGGTACGAAACATCGGGTACGAAATATTTTAGTACGAAATGTAAATTTACATAGCAAGCATTGGAATACGCTACATGCGAAAAATAGTCtactttaaggtattaggcccataatagagtacctcctttttgaagagtattcaatttctaccataaacctactttgactgcaattttcatgggggcgtaggttcaagccccactgggaccaaaattttttttccttattttccttttttttcttgtaagtttttacttctttcaagacttgttattgatttattgtacaaaagtggaaaaaaatcatttgatatgcgatttcttgctgttcaaagtgaatttacctctgaaacagaaggggtagagttagacatctttaaaaatactgagttacatgcggtaaaagttctctattttgccttcattctttagattacatattgtggaagaaatgtaggtagggtttacttctgccccaaggttatttttgaatgaagtgagcaaaattcaaaacagacccacaggattcgaccttaatttttcaatgttggagttagaattctgtctcattaaatccgtttactcgaggcaccctagaaataatgatactgacagtttttattttaagttttataattgtttaccaatagtttgatgtttctttcataaaaaattatggtataatgaattctctgcaaacgttttggataaaggccaccactttgaaatttgtctctacttgagcttgaggaaataccataaattacacaaaatttataaaaaacggcacggtaaaagtttttaaaaatttgcaattaagtgcaaagcacggtcaactgtaagaatatactaagcaaatgccattttttaaacattacttttaggggcctaataccttaatatatATGATAGAAgttttatatcaaagaaaaatagAGAAAGCCTTAAACTTACACCGTGTGGCCATGAAAAGAAGGAATCGTTTAACATCTTTGCGGGAACCGCTAAAAACCGAAAAAACATGTTGCTTACTCTTCTAAAAGAGAGAACGAAAAGTCTAGAGAATTACTTAAAACCCGAAAAGTTTGAAAATACCAACAATTAACGAAAGGAACTTACGACCCACTGAGGTACTAACATAACAAAGTCATTTTCGctccgtttcctacagagtctatatgaattAAGATGGGTCTGTCTAAAGACAAAAGGGACAAACtaaacaataatatata includes these proteins:
- the LOC123527035 gene encoding uncharacterized protein LOC123527035, with the protein product MADEMRRDKNGNWVAPIPFRSNRPTLPNNRSYALRRANILHTSLSKNPKKQSHFIYFMDQIISKGHAEEAPPVNESEECWYLPLFGVYHPKKPDQIRGVFDASSKYQNISLNDVLLQGPDLINNLVGVLLRFRKDEVAVSADILQMFYSFLVDKKDRNFLRFFWYKENDPTKELIEYRMCVHVFGNRPSPSIANLGLHKTADLSEYEYGSDVRSFISNDFYVDDDLTSLPTADQAADLMKRTQAALQINGCLRLHKIASDSEEVLKAFPQEDLAKDLASLDLSKGDLPIQRSLGLSWNLSADSFTYLIPGLDKPFTRRGVLSVINSLYDPLGFVSPVTITGKVLLKTVLAEKCSWDEPLPERFLSEWKEWTDSLKSLQQLLIPRTYLNQSLSLTSDIELLLFSDASEKAIASVAYLVSRDSMSQRQLGFVMGKAKVAPSRGHTIPRLELFAAVLSVEISEFILEHLNAKIQRVRYFTDSKVVLGYISNRTRRFYTYVSNRVERILSSSQPTQWFYVESKLNPADAGTRGISPSHMSESLWLKGPPEEIFAKWQQQPSFKIQNPEGDKEVRPEVTTMATKALEEDVPLLAPNRFERFSSFTRLVKAVSILQHVCMPFNKSCSCVGWHLCSEASANHNLSKAQNLIVKVFQLDSYKAEILSLQQKKALPSNSSILSLNPFLNENGVLVVGGRLKHSDLLIVEKHPVIVPGKSHLATLLVRHFHEKVLHQGRHFTEGAIRGFGSSVAKRKCHLVCLAAFSVADSAVKDRTKSWQICQQKGSHPLHLLPMLE